Proteins from a genomic interval of Trichoderma breve strain T069 chromosome 2, whole genome shotgun sequence:
- a CDS encoding adenylate kinase domain-containing protein has translation MQLKRAARVILVGAPGVGKGTQSDRLLKRFPQLKAISTGDLLRHNVKNRTPLGIMAENTIKAGGLVADDLMLRLISGELRSRGWLRPPIMTLSAEATSTEGSFHSSASMDAFNSLPFQMDEHTIPQASEDPNASFMLDGYPRTVAQAITLDKIVPMNLVVSIQTPFSVILERIAGRWVHEPSGRVYNTSFNRPRVPGRDDVTGEPLVQRPDDNEATYRARFQKFQENSEPILNHYAKKGVLLEVEGMSSDEISPKLYEAFEQRFAR, from the exons ATGCAACTCAAGAGAGCAGCGCGGGTAATTCTAGTTGGTGCGCCGGGCGTGGGCAAGGGAACCCAGAGCGACAGGCTGCTGAAGCGCTTCCcccagctcaaggccattaGCACCGGCGACCTCCTCCGTCACAATGTCAAGAACAGGACACCACTCG GCATCATGGCTGAAAATACCATCAAGGCAGGAGGCCTAGTGGCTGACGATTTGATGCTTCGTCTCATCTCAGGAGAGCTTCGATCCCGAGGCTGGCTGCGACCTCCCATCATGACGCTCTCAGCTGAAGCAACCTCAACCGAGGGCTCATTTCATTCCAGCGCCTCCATGGATGCTTTCAACTCGCTGCCTTTCCAAATGGACGAGCACACCATTCCCCAGGCTTCAGAGGACCCCAACGCTTCTTTCATGCTGGACGGCTACCCCCGGACTGTAGCCCAGGCTATCACGCTCGACAAGATTGTGCCCATGAACCTAGTCGTCTCCATCCAGACTCCCTTCTCCGTCATTCTCGAGCGGATTGCTGGCAGATGGGTGCACGAGCCCTCTGGTCGGGTGTACAACACAAGCTTCAACCGGCCCCGTGTTCCCGGCCGCGACGACGTCACCGGCGAGCCCCTCGTCCAGCGCCCTGATGACAACGAGGCGACATATCGTGCGCGCTTCCAGAAGTTCCAGGAGAACAGCGAGCCCATCCTCAACCACTACGCTAAGAAGGGCGTCTTACTCGAAGTCGAAGGCATGAGCAGCGATGAAATCAGCCCCAAGCTGTACGAAGCCTTTGAGCAGCGTTTTGCTCGGTGA
- a CDS encoding PX domain-containing protein, whose amino-acid sequence MTTHHDNDNDDFSNVTWSDHVHDQAARSAAVAAADSPARAMDEAGNSSSQGIGREKLECTVGSPIKENDGTKDAFVSYLVTTHSTFPSFQKEVTTVRRRFTDFAFLFKQLMRDYPACAVPPIPDKQRMEYVRGDRFGNDFTSRRGHSLQRFLNRLSLHPVLRRSTILHSFLESPDWNATVKSRTARGSITSDPGGSSGVFDNFADTFINAFTKVHQPDRRFIEVKEKSDKLDEDLGHIEKVIARVARREGDLETDLRDLAEQFQKLITLEPGIEPAVHAFAASIEDTAANLHQLKEVTDQDYLGSLRDMQAYSLALKNLLKAREQKQLDYEQLTEYLNKSTSERDSLRSGHGAPSGPGGFIRAKIEDVRGVDHEQARRERTRKLELRVEELSTEVENARLTSDRFDDEVIREVADFERIKRIEMKAQLGGLADAHVKFYGDVAELWESYVMEMEKEGVVPVA is encoded by the exons ATGACGACGCAccacgacaacgacaacgacgacttCTCCAACGTCACTTGGAGCGACCATGTCCACGACCAGGCAGCGCGCTCTGCTGCTGTAGCCGCTGCCGACTCACCTGCTCGCgccatggacgaggccggAAACAGCTCCTCGCAGGGCATCGGCCGTGAGAAGCTCGAGTGTACCGTTGGGTCGCCCATCAAGGAGAATGACGGCACCAAGGACGCCTTTGTCTCGTATCTCGTCACCACTCAC TCCACGTTCCCGTCCTTCCAAAAAGAAGTCACCACCGTACGGCGGCGCTTCACCGACTTTGCCTTCTTGTTCAAGCAGCTGATGCGAGACTATCCGGCTTGCGCCGTCCCGCCCATCCCGGACAAGCAGCGCATGGAGTACGTCCGTGGCGATCGCTTTGGTAACGACTTCACCTCACGACGTGGCCACTCGCTGCAGCGCTTCCTCAACCGCCTGTCTCTGCACCCGGTCCTGCGCCGGAGCACCATCCTGCACAGCTTCCTCGAGAGCCCCGATTGGAATGCGACGGTCAAGAGCCGCACAGCTCGCGGCAGCATAACGAGCGACCCCGGCGGCTCTAGCGGCGTTTTCGACAACTTTGCCGACACCTTTATCAATGCCTTTACCAAAGTCCACCAGCCCGACAGGCGCTTCATTGAGGTCAAGGAAAAGAGCGACAAGCTCGACGAAGACCTCGGCCATATTGAAAAAGTCATTGCCCGTGTGGCCCGTCGAGAGGGCGACCTGGAAACCGACCTTCGGGACCTAGCAGAGCAGTTCCAGAAGCTTATTACCCTTGAACCTGGCATCGAGCCCGCCGTTCACGCCTTCGCCGCCTCCATCGAGGATACAGCTGCCAACCTCCACCAGCTCAAGGAGGTCACAGACCAGGACTACCTTGGCTCGCTGCGCGACATGCAAGCTTATTCTCTCGCTCTCAAGAACCTGCTCAAAGCCagagagcagaagcagcttgatTACGAGCAACTGACAGAGTACCTGAACAAATCCACATCTGAGAGAGACTCTTTGCGCTCGGGCCACGGCGCACCCAGCGGACCGGGCGGCTTCATCCGCGCCAAGATTGAGGATGTCCGAGGCGTGGATCACGAGCAGGCCCGGCGCGAGCGTACcaggaagctggagctgaggGTCGAGGAGCTCAGCACCGAGGTCGAAAACGCCCGCTTAACGAGCGATCGCTTCGACGACGAGGTCATCCGTGAAGTTGCCGACTTTGAGCGCATCAAACGCATCGAGATGAAGGCACAGCTTGGAGGCCTGGCCGATGCCCATGTCAAGTTCTACGGTGACGTTGCTGAGCTGTGGGAGTCTTAtgtcatggagatggagaaggagggcgtTGTTCCTGTAGCGTGA
- a CDS encoding LETM1-like protein domain-containing protein, whose amino-acid sequence MSASSSLARRAVVRNPLLGQARNLSRGASSALITRHIARQTQIPALALLVPLRQLGTEPHRPDAPSGPPPGFNAELAKKPLPKDPSSAAKKSDAEANTKDASANAAVQSGKAADDASLTELAAKKDELTGQKELAKKKEEEVKLTVWQKVKKEAQHYWDGSKLLATEVRISWRLALKMAAGYELTRRENKQLRRTVQDLGRLVPFSIFVIVPLGEALIPLALKLFPNMLPSTFEGQKSKEAKASLLRSTRKEVSSFMRQTLKETGLPLSQATATAQKEEFANFFRKVRSTGEAPTDQDVIKVCKIFRDDMTLDNLSRPQLVSMCRYMGLNTFGTDSMLRYQIRHRMRQIKRDDKAIAYEGADSLTVAELQLACAARGIRTHSVSPARMRADLQTWLDLRLKEGVPSTLLVLSNAYMYGQGSGEGSSQIEALVGVLSSIPEELFHEIELEVHNAEGAATNKQRLEVLKEQQELIEEEEQQNQESQTTGFATPRDVDDIDEKEERQMTAAESGLEKKPAGEMVDAELEQIKAVEAEHKAAAKDQK is encoded by the exons ATGAGCGCCTCATCCAGCCTTGCCCGCAGGGCAGTGGTTCGCAACCCCCTGCTGGGTCAAG CAAGAAACCTATCCCGAGGTGCCTCGTCAGCTCTCATCACCAGACATATTGCCCGACAGACTCAGATTCCTGCCTTGGCCCTGTTGGTCCCATTGCGCCAATTGGGAACCGAGCCTCATCGACCGGATGCGCCGTCTGGACCGCCCCCCGGATTCAACGCCGAGTTGGCTAAGAAGCCGCTACCCAAGGATCCCTCGAGCGCTGCCAAAAAGTCCGATGCGGAGGCAAATACTAAAGATGCATCGGCCAATGCTGCTGTTCAATCCGGCAAGGCCGCTGACGACGCCTCATTAACTGAACTAGCCGCAAAGAAGGACGAGCTCACCGGCCAAAaagagctggccaagaagaaagaagaggaggtCAAATTGACAGTCTGGCAAaaggtcaagaaggaggctcAGCATTACTGGGATGGAAGCAAGCTTCTTGCTACAGAGGTCCGCATCAGCTGGCGGTTGGCCCTCAAGATGGCCGCTGGCTATGAGCTTACCCGCAGAGAGAACAAGCAGCTTCGACGCACTGTTCAGGATCTCGGTCGGCTGGTccccttttccatcttcgtcattgtTCCCCTTGGTGAGGCCTTGATTCCTCTGGCCTTGAAGCTCTTCCCCAACATGCTCCCCAGCACGTTTGAGGGGCAAAAGtccaaggaggccaaggctaGTCTCTTGCGGTCTACGAGGAAGGAGGTCAGCTCCTTTATGCGGCAGACACTCAAAGAGACTGGTCTTCCCCTGAGCCAGGCGACTGCGACTGCTCAGAAGGAGGAGTTTGCCAACTTCTTCCGCAAGGTCAGGTCCACCGGCGAGGCGCCCACCGACCAGGACGTCATCAAGGTTTGCAAGATCTTCCGGGATGACATGACTCTGGACAATCTGTCACGCCCTCAGCTTGTGTCCATGTGCCGATACATGGGCCTTAACACCTTTGGCACGGATTCCATGCTGCGATACCAGATCCGTCACCGCATGCGTCAGATCAAGCGCGATGATAAGGCTATCGCCTATGAGGGCGCTGACAGCCTGACCGTCgcggagctgcagctggcaTGTGCCGCTCGCGGCATCCGCACGCACAGCGTATCCCCCGCTAGGATGAGGGCCGACTTGCAGACATGGCTTGATTTGCGTCTCAAGGAGGGTGTTCCCTCCACGCTGCTGGTCCTGAGCAATGCTTACATGTACGGTCAAGGATCTGGCGAGGGCTCAAGCCAGATCGAAGCTCTCGTTGGTGTTCTGTCCTCCATCCCCGAGGAGCTGTTCCACGAGATTGAGCTCGAGGTTCACAATGCCGAGGGTGCCGCCACCAACAAGCAGCGTCTCGAGGTTCTGaaggagcagcaagagctcattgaggaggaggagcagcagaacCAGGAGAGCCAGACCACCGGCTTCGCCACTCCTCGTGATGTCGACGACATTGACGAGAAGGAAGAGCGACAAATGACGGCTGCTGAGAGCGggctcgagaagaagcctgCCGGCGAGATGGTTGACGCTGAGCTGGAGCAGATCAAAGCCGTCGAGGCCGAGCACAAGGCCGCTGCCAAGGACCAGAAATAA